One stretch of Cheilinus undulatus linkage group 5, ASM1832078v1, whole genome shotgun sequence DNA includes these proteins:
- the cdca2 gene encoding cell division cycle-associated protein 2 isoform X5, translating to MLQRWFKRFLQRLGFFIQQENVEFSNQQLVRSSPFLPRVASTLKQKMATFQNLMDVEESEGCDPTPKQDSNTGGCIKTRDYLSDGNRRDGEKENHPPMVTPNKRRRLGPLESCEVEIREASAPILHFSLKEREEEEKQETQVVTEGPLTDSGTEEEREALCVSPALHVNAGLQPGSDAKTQQDVIFELQSPCHPPPDDPAVASPARPASSLRISSLPSLLEMKPTGEGDSSAKSIIKKKKRVHFGGPLSPEFFDKNLPPSTPLQKGGTPARAQTPGGSLQLRSLLKTPQGCESQTQRAQPDLSSPTVFGASPTLAIPRNRRTPTVGDDSEDNDGKIVFPSMDEIDSAVINDTEGSWDIQPMNLDNAFHEECLPQILTESDLSTASQLGASDEPSSLPEEQQLEADVQAIESKSRKRKQSGPKCESTNEAPARSRSRKRKQPEESEPVKRSTRTAAKSASGKMKVNSTSARRWNKDVDRSLYGSRAYASKNPTLSPITERLSFISQSPAAQQTPATATNDETNIKPDLADETQATSDLTVTNTLEVPSEDSLTSLNSSKVSTTRRGRRLSGTKVRGKGIKKINVRAAEEILLTEETTNQAGGLTEEHCEDQTTTSTEASGEETPLNHTAHDQGAETEPDTQNAADSERNLECFDAPTSNCQPLTEESLITLSPPSEITQRKYNRGRRSSLYKSAPTEQENQAKEPPVSHDIQESVKGDQAANQEENNKPSSESQEEGEVVKLDLAPWQVEFNFEDVFKPVASRGQRSVRRSLRNRNTSNSEGLAWLPWTSPESSKETRRRTRGRRLSAALPVQCAVSEEEVPNGES from the exons ATGCTGCAAAGGTGGTTTAAGAGGTTTCTTCAGAGATTGGGTTTCTTTATCCAACaggaaaatgttgaattttcaAATCAACAG CTTGTCAGGAGTAGCCCTTTCCTTCCCCGGGTCGCCTCCACACTGAAACAGAAGATGGCCACTTTCCAGAACCTGATGGATGTGGAGGAGAGTGAGGGCTGTGATCCGACACCAAAGCAGGACAGCAACACTGGAGGATGCATCAAGACAAGAGATTATCTGTCTG atgGGAACAGGCgtgatggagagaaagagaaccACCCACCTATGGTGACACCCAACAAGAGGAGGCGCCTGGGCCCCCTAGAAAGCTGTGAGGTGGAGATTAGAGAGGCCAGTGCTCCTATCCTCCACTTCAGTTTGAAGGAGCGTGAG gaggaagaaaaacaagagacGCAGGTTGTGACAGAAGGACCATTGACGGACAGTgggacagaggaagagagagaagctTTGTGTGTATCCCCAGCTCTTCATGTTAACGCTGGGCTTCAACCTGGTTCCGATGCCAAGACCCAACAG GACGTTATCTTTGAACTTCAAAGCCCCTGCCATCCACCACCTGATGATCCTGCAGTCGCTTCACCAGCCAGGCCGGCATCCTCCCTCCGCATCTCTTCTCTCCCTTCTCTGCTGGAGATGAAGCCCACAG GAGAGGGCGACTCTTCTGCAAAGTCCAtcatcaaaaagaaaaagagggtTCACTTTGGAGGTCCTCTTTCTCCTGAGTTCTTTGATAAGAACCTTCCTCCCAGCACCCCGCTACAGAAAGGGGGCACGCCAGCTCGAGCACAAACACCAGGCGGTAGTTTACAGCTGCGCTCCTTGCTGAAGACACCACAAGGATGTGAATCCCAAACACAAAGAGCTCAGCCAGACCTCAGCAGCCCCACCGTGTTCGGAGCCTCACCTACACTTGCAATACCCCGCAACCGCAGAACACCGACTGTGGGGGATGACAGTGAAGACAACGATGGAAAG ATTGTTTTCCCTTCAATGGATGAGATTGACTCTGCAGTGATAAATGATACAG AGGGTTCATGGGACATTCAGCCAATGAATTTAGACAATGCCTTCCATGAGGAGTGTCTTCCTCAGATACTAACAG AGTCTGATCTCAGCACAGCCTCACAGCTGGGTGCCTCAGATGAGCCCTCATCTCTGCCAGAGGAACAGCAACTGGAAGCAGATGTTCAAGCTATTGAatcaaaaagcagaaagagaaag CAGTCTGGACCGAAGTGTGAATCTACCAATGAGGCTCCTGCTCGTTCCAGAAGTCGAAAAAGAAAG CAGCCAGAGGAGAGTGAACCTGTGAAGAGGTCGACACGCACCGCTGCCAAGTCGGCCTCTGGGAAGATGAAG GTGAACTCTACATCAGCTCGTCGTTGGAACAAGGATGTGGACCGCTCCTTGTACGGCTCTAGGGCTTACGCCTCCAAGAACCCCACCCTGAGCCCCATCACTGAGAGGTTGTCCTTCATCAGCCAGTCTCCAGCAGCACAGCAGACTCCAGCCACAG CCACTAATGATGAGACAAACATCAAACCTGACTTGGCAGACGAAACTCAAGCAACAAGTGACCTCACTGTGACAAACACCCTTGAAGTTCCTTCAGAAGATTCCCTCACATCTCTAAACTCCAGTAAAGTAAGTACGACGAGAAGGGGCAGGAGGCTGTCAGGGACAAAGGTCAGAGGGAAAGGAATAAAGAAGATAAATGTGAGAGCTGCTGAGGAGATCCTGTTAACTGAGGAGACTACGAACCAGGCTGGAGGACTGACTGAGGAGCACTGTGAAGACCAAACCACTACAAGCACTGAAGCATCAGGAGAGGAAACCCCACTGAACCATACTGCACATGATCAGGGAGCTGAGACTGAACCTGATACCCAAAATGCTGCAGACTCAGAGAGAAATCTAGAATGTTTTGATGCACCAACTTCAAACTGCCAACCTTTGACTGAAGAATCCCTCATCACTCTAAGTCCACCATCAGAAATAACCCAGAGAAAATACAATCGGGGCAGGAGGAGCTCTTTATACAAGTCAGCCCCAACAGAGCAGGAGAACCAGGCCAAGGAGCCCCCAGTGAGCCATGACATACAGGAGTCAGTGAAGGGAGACCAAGCAGCTAATCAGGAGGAAAACAACAAGCCCAGTTCTGAGAGTCAGGAAGAGGGTGAAGTAGTAAAGCTGGATCTTGCTCCCTGGCAGGTTGAATTTAACTTTGAGGATGTATTCAAACCTGtggccagcagagggcagcGTTCAGTCCGCCGCAGCCTGAGGAACCGAAACACCAGCAACAGTGAAGGACTCGCCTGGCTGCCCTGGACCTCCCCTGAGTCCTCTAAAGAGACCCGCAGGAGGACTAGGGGTCGCCGCCTCAGTGCTGCTCTACCTGTCCAATGTGCAgtctctgaggaggaggtgccaaaCGGCGAGTCATGA